A single Defluviitalea saccharophila DNA region contains:
- a CDS encoding ABC transporter ATP-binding protein, translated as MIRELARSVREYKKLSIMTPILISLEVVIECIIPFITANLVNEIKSGCDLNTILQYGMILIIMAFLSLAFGGIAGTTSATAACGFAKNLRKDMFYSIQNYSFENIDKFLTSSLITRMTTDVSNVQNAYMMLIRVAVRAPLMLIFAFVMAFVMGGRMAWILLVVVPILAIGLGIVIYKTFPLFRKVFTKYDALNKSIQENIKGMRVVKSFVREDYEQKKFEAAAEDVCADFTKAERILVLNGPLMQFCMYVVMVFVLSFGSYTIITSRGLAFDIGQFSALLTYNFMILSSLMMLSMVFVMITLAGESAKRIVEVLTEKSTLTNPENPIYDVKDGSISFENVSFKYSKKAERMALSNIHLQIKSGETIGIIGGTGSSKTSLIQLIPRLYDATEGVVKVGGIDVRNYDLDTLRNQVAVVLQKNILFSGTIKENLRWGNKDATDEELVEACKLACADEFISQFPKGYDTYVEQGGANLSGGQKQRLCIARALLKKPKILILDDSTSAVDTKTDAKIRKAFREYIPETTKIIIAQRIASVEDADKIIVMDKGTITGIGTHKELLATNAIYQEIYYSQNKAGDQNEN; from the coding sequence ATGATTAGAGAATTGGCACGAAGTGTACGTGAGTACAAGAAACTATCTATTATGACGCCAATACTCATTAGTTTGGAAGTTGTCATTGAATGTATCATTCCATTTATTACAGCAAATTTGGTCAATGAGATTAAAAGCGGATGCGACTTAAACACAATCCTTCAGTATGGAATGATCCTGATTATTATGGCATTTTTATCATTGGCCTTTGGCGGTATTGCAGGTACTACCAGTGCTACTGCGGCCTGCGGATTTGCAAAGAATTTAAGGAAAGATATGTTTTATAGTATTCAGAATTATTCCTTTGAAAATATCGATAAGTTTTTAACTTCATCGTTGATTACCCGTATGACAACCGATGTAAGTAATGTACAGAATGCATATATGATGCTCATTAGAGTGGCGGTCAGGGCTCCTTTGATGTTGATTTTTGCATTTGTGATGGCATTTGTGATGGGAGGACGTATGGCATGGATTCTCCTTGTGGTTGTTCCCATTCTCGCAATTGGTCTGGGGATTGTCATATACAAGACCTTTCCGTTATTCAGGAAAGTTTTCACGAAATACGATGCCTTAAATAAATCTATTCAAGAAAATATTAAAGGAATGCGCGTAGTAAAATCTTTTGTTCGGGAAGATTATGAGCAGAAAAAATTTGAGGCAGCGGCTGAGGATGTCTGCGCCGACTTTACAAAGGCAGAACGTATTTTAGTGCTTAACGGACCTTTAATGCAGTTTTGCATGTATGTAGTGATGGTTTTTGTGCTATCCTTTGGCTCCTATACCATTATTACAAGCAGAGGATTGGCTTTTGATATCGGGCAATTTTCCGCATTATTAACTTACAATTTTATGATTTTAAGCAGCTTAATGATGCTTTCCATGGTATTTGTTATGATTACTTTGGCTGGGGAATCAGCTAAGCGTATCGTTGAAGTATTAACTGAGAAAAGCACATTAACAAATCCTGAAAATCCCATATATGACGTTAAAGATGGTTCAATTTCTTTTGAGAATGTTAGCTTTAAATATTCCAAAAAAGCCGAGAGAATGGCTTTATCAAATATCCATTTACAAATAAAATCTGGCGAAACCATTGGAATTATCGGTGGAACAGGATCTTCAAAAACATCCCTTATTCAGCTCATTCCACGTCTCTATGATGCGACTGAAGGTGTTGTAAAAGTGGGTGGCATAGATGTAAGGAATTACGATTTGGATACTTTAAGAAATCAGGTTGCAGTTGTGCTGCAAAAGAATATTCTCTTCTCAGGAACCATTAAGGAGAATCTCCGTTGGGGCAACAAGGATGCAACCGATGAAGAATTGGTTGAGGCTTGCAAACTTGCATGTGCTGATGAATTTATCAGTCAATTTCCTAAGGGCTATGACACCTATGTTGAGCAAGGGGGAGCCAATTTATCAGGCGGTCAGAAGCAAAGGCTTTGTATCGCCAGGGCACTACTTAAAAAACCTAAAATATTAATTCTTGACGATTCTACCAGTGCGGTGGATACCAAGACAGATGCCAAAATCCGTAAAGCTTTCCGGGAATACATTCCTGAGACAACCAAAATTATTATTGCTCAGAGAATAGCTTCTGTTGAGGATGCGGACAAAATCATCGTCATGGATAAAGGAACTATTACTGGTATCGGAACCCATAAGGAATTATTGGCTACCAATGCTATTTATCAAGAAATATACTATTCTCAAAATAAGGCGGGTGATCAAAATGAAAACTAA
- a CDS encoding ABC transporter ATP-binding protein, which yields MKTNPTKNRKSIILRLFKTIVEFYPVMFPTVILFIIFNAIIGSIPAVFMQNIIAIVEQNWQAGDWNGVEGKILSLVGILVVFYVLSLASGYAYNQMMAIITQGTLKKFRVKMFNRMQTLPIKYVDTNNHGDIMSYYTNDIDTLRQLISQSFPQLLVSSITVISVFGIMIYYCLWLTLVVVIGVIIMLFVTKKVGGGSAKYFIKQQKALGHLEGFVEEMMNGQKVIKVFCHENESKADFDKINDSLFSDARAANRYANILGPILNNIGNILYVFVAISGGILLITNVPNVSISGLAMGISIVVPFLNMTKQFVGNINQVSHQINAVVMGIAGAQRIFDLIDEEPEKDNGYVTLVNVREENGQLIECKERTGIWAWKHPHGDGSVTYTKLTGDVRLFDVDFEYEPGKTILHDVSLYAKPGQKVAFVGATGAGKTTITNLLNRFYDIADGKIRYDNININKIKKSDLRRAIGMVLQDTNLFTGTVMDNIRYGKLDATDDECIAAAKLVGADDFITRLPDGYNTMLTENGANLSQGQRQLISIARAAVADPPVMILDEATSSIDTRTEAIVQRGMDALMKDRTVFVIAHRLSTVKNSDVIIVLDHGRIIERGNHEELIAKKGQYYQLYTGAFELE from the coding sequence ATGAAAACTAATCCAACTAAAAATAGAAAATCGATCATCCTTCGCTTGTTTAAAACCATAGTTGAGTTTTACCCGGTAATGTTCCCGACGGTTATTTTATTTATCATATTCAATGCGATAATAGGCTCTATCCCTGCTGTATTTATGCAGAATATTATAGCGATTGTGGAGCAAAACTGGCAAGCCGGTGACTGGAATGGGGTAGAAGGAAAAATATTATCCCTTGTTGGGATATTAGTGGTATTTTATGTATTATCCCTTGCCAGTGGTTATGCATATAACCAGATGATGGCCATTATTACTCAAGGAACTTTGAAAAAATTCCGTGTAAAAATGTTTAACAGGATGCAAACCCTGCCAATTAAATATGTAGACACCAATAATCACGGCGATATCATGAGTTATTATACCAATGATATCGATACCTTACGACAACTGATTTCTCAGAGTTTTCCGCAGCTATTGGTATCAAGTATTACCGTAATCTCTGTTTTTGGCATTATGATCTATTACTGCCTGTGGTTAACCCTTGTTGTAGTTATCGGAGTCATTATAATGCTTTTTGTCACTAAAAAGGTTGGAGGCGGTTCTGCCAAATACTTTATAAAGCAGCAGAAAGCCCTTGGCCATCTGGAAGGCTTTGTGGAAGAAATGATGAACGGACAAAAAGTCATCAAAGTCTTCTGCCATGAGAATGAAAGTAAAGCAGATTTTGATAAAATTAATGATTCTTTATTTAGCGATGCAAGAGCAGCCAATCGATATGCAAATATCTTAGGTCCGATATTGAATAATATTGGGAATATATTATATGTTTTTGTTGCAATTAGCGGCGGTATTTTACTAATCACCAATGTTCCGAATGTAAGCATTTCAGGGCTTGCAATGGGCATTAGTATTGTTGTCCCATTTCTGAACATGACAAAGCAGTTTGTCGGGAATATCAATCAGGTGTCCCATCAGATCAATGCCGTTGTTATGGGGATTGCCGGTGCACAACGCATTTTTGATTTGATAGATGAAGAACCAGAAAAGGACAACGGATATGTTACCTTAGTCAATGTCCGCGAAGAGAATGGACAACTTATTGAATGTAAAGAGAGAACAGGAATTTGGGCGTGGAAGCATCCTCACGGCGATGGTTCTGTAACGTATACCAAATTAACCGGAGACGTAAGATTATTCGATGTTGATTTCGAATATGAACCGGGAAAAACCATTTTACACGATGTAAGCCTTTACGCAAAACCTGGGCAAAAAGTTGCTTTCGTTGGTGCAACCGGTGCCGGAAAAACAACGATTACAAATTTGCTCAATCGTTTTTATGATATTGCCGATGGAAAAATCCGTTATGACAACATCAACATCAACAAAATTAAAAAATCAGATCTTCGCCGTGCCATTGGCATGGTACTGCAGGATACCAATCTTTTTACCGGTACTGTAATGGATAATATACGATACGGTAAGCTGGATGCCACCGATGATGAATGTATTGCAGCAGCAAAGCTAGTAGGGGCAGATGATTTCATTACACGTTTACCCGATGGGTATAATACGATGCTTACTGAAAATGGTGCTAATCTCTCCCAAGGACAGCGCCAGCTTATTTCTATTGCCAGAGCAGCGGTGGCTGATCCTCCAGTTATGATTTTGGATGAAGCAACATCTTCTATAGATACAAGAACTGAAGCCATTGTTCAGCGAGGAATGGATGCACTGATGAAAGACAGAACAGTATTTGTTATCGCCCATCGCCTGTCCACAGTAAAAAACTCTGATGTGATTATCGTATTGGATCATGGACGTATCATTGAACGAGGCAACCATGAAGAATTGATTGCTAAGAAAGGGCAGTACTATCAGCTGTATACCGGTGCATTTGAGTTAGAATAA
- a CDS encoding sialidase family protein, with protein sequence MNKKILSMLDTTKKKAGAVVLSTALVTALGVSTVFAANSINFLQVKMENGVKSYSTDNGKTWSQDAPYGMTVNDEEGKLTISNGDPSKLGEGKGILTKMEDGIRYYSTDGGKTWSQDAPYGVTARDADGKITISNGAPKDDKGNSLLIKMEDGIRNYSTDGGKTWSKTPPKSITVNEDGSVVNKN encoded by the coding sequence ATGAATAAAAAAATATTATCAATGTTAGATACAACAAAAAAGAAAGCAGGTGCTGTTGTGCTTAGTACAGCATTGGTTACAGCACTGGGGGTTAGTACGGTATTTGCAGCAAATTCAATAAATTTTTTACAGGTTAAGATGGAAAATGGAGTTAAAAGTTACTCAACTGATAACGGAAAGACTTGGAGTCAGGATGCTCCCTATGGCATGACAGTAAACGATGAAGAGGGGAAACTTACTATTAGTAATGGAGATCCTTCAAAACTTGGAGAAGGAAAGGGAATTCTGACCAAAATGGAAGACGGTATCAGATACTATTCTACAGATGGAGGAAAGACCTGGAGCCAGGATGCCCCATATGGTGTTACAGCGAGGGACGCAGATGGTAAGATTACCATTTCTAATGGTGCTCCGAAGGATGATAAAGGAAATAGTCTGCTGATTAAAATGGAAGATGGTATTAGGAACTATTCTACTGATGGTGGAAAGACTTGGAGCAAGACACCACCTAAAAGTATAACAGTGAATGAAGACGGTTCTGTGGTCAATAAGAATTGA
- a CDS encoding response regulator transcription factor — translation MRLLMVEDEKYMAEAVAQVLKKNNYSVDLVYNGEDGLDYGLSGIYDIIILDIMLPKMDGITILKELRKNGIETPVILLTARGEIEDKVRGLDSGADDYLAKPFHTDELLARLRALGRRNTELINDGILTYGDIKLNPHTLQLECGSKETALTLKESQLLELLIKRKGMIVSKENIIEKLWGYDTDAEDNRVEIHISLLRKKMAQLDCGVYIHTVRGAGYVLKTEKDG, via the coding sequence ATGAGGCTATTAATGGTTGAAGATGAAAAGTACATGGCAGAAGCTGTTGCTCAAGTTCTTAAAAAGAATAACTATAGTGTCGATTTGGTCTATAACGGTGAAGATGGATTAGATTATGGCCTTTCAGGCATTTATGATATCATTATTCTGGATATCATGCTTCCTAAAATGGATGGTATAACCATACTTAAGGAATTGCGTAAAAACGGCATTGAAACACCCGTTATTTTATTAACTGCAAGAGGAGAAATAGAAGATAAGGTGCGTGGTCTTGATAGCGGTGCGGATGACTACCTGGCAAAACCGTTTCATACGGATGAACTTTTAGCACGTTTGCGGGCCTTAGGGCGAAGAAATACGGAACTAATCAATGACGGCATTCTCACATATGGAGATATCAAACTGAATCCACATACCCTTCAGCTTGAATGCGGAAGTAAAGAAACAGCTTTAACTTTAAAAGAGTCCCAGTTGTTAGAATTACTCATAAAAAGAAAAGGAATGATTGTTTCAAAAGAAAATATTATTGAAAAGCTGTGGGGATATGATACAGATGCAGAAGATAATCGTGTAGAAATACATATATCCCTTTTACGAAAAAAGATGGCTCAACTAGATTGTGGCGTTTACATTCATACTGTACGGGGCGCAGGATATGTCCTAAAAACAGAAAAGGATGGTTAA
- a CDS encoding HAMP domain-containing sensor histidine kinase, giving the protein MFTKLRNKFLILNMTMTSAVMITAFLVIYIISYNNIHSEIAKKLNPQFGVQTVIEGTELHVDTENSKSKTLYRRFSQDDTYSFIVQVDENGEILDIDSPFNMLDETYKEAVEIALSNKDNNSTITLEGKQWRYSINPMKKQVIQENGQTYTIADDKYHIMFLDVTIYKQTLFQLLMTLISVGIIMLLVLFFISLCFANRVIQPIAEAWERQKQFVADASHELKTPISIINANYDALLANQEETIKSQLKWLEYIKIGTDRMTKLVNDLLSLAKMEDMRFEIQNVPFNMSNTIHDVILSMEAVVFEKGITVTRSIEPDIMVKSDPERIKQVITILFDNAVKYTDPKGQIDISLTKSKRHITFSIKNTGKGISTQELPKIFDRFYRVDSSRTHETGSYGLGLSIAKTIIERLGGGIYAESVENEYAKFTFTLAR; this is encoded by the coding sequence ATGTTTACGAAATTGCGCAATAAATTTCTCATTCTTAATATGACCATGACTTCAGCAGTAATGATTACTGCTTTTCTTGTTATTTATATCATTAGCTATAATAATATCCATTCAGAAATTGCGAAAAAACTGAATCCACAATTTGGCGTACAAACTGTAATAGAAGGAACGGAATTACACGTTGACACAGAAAATAGCAAATCTAAAACTTTATATCGTAGGTTTTCACAAGACGATACGTATTCATTTATTGTCCAGGTAGACGAAAATGGTGAGATCTTAGATATAGATTCTCCTTTTAATATGCTTGATGAAACATACAAGGAAGCTGTCGAAATTGCTTTGAGCAATAAAGATAACAATTCCACAATAACTTTGGAAGGAAAGCAGTGGAGATATTCCATTAATCCAATGAAAAAACAAGTTATTCAGGAGAACGGGCAGACATATACCATAGCGGATGACAAATACCACATCATGTTTTTGGATGTTACGATATATAAACAAACTCTGTTTCAATTGCTTATGACATTAATTTCAGTAGGAATCATAATGCTTTTGGTTCTTTTTTTCATAAGTCTTTGCTTTGCCAACCGAGTAATTCAGCCAATAGCCGAAGCATGGGAAAGGCAGAAACAATTTGTAGCCGATGCTTCCCATGAATTAAAAACACCCATTTCAATTATAAATGCCAATTACGATGCCCTTTTGGCAAACCAGGAAGAGACCATTAAGAGCCAATTAAAATGGCTTGAGTATATCAAGATTGGAACCGATAGAATGACAAAACTTGTTAACGATCTTTTATCTCTGGCCAAGATGGAGGATATGAGATTTGAAATACAAAACGTTCCATTCAATATGAGCAATACAATTCATGATGTGATTTTATCCATGGAAGCTGTAGTATTTGAAAAAGGCATTACAGTCACTCGTTCAATTGAACCGGATATAATGGTTAAAAGTGATCCTGAAAGAATTAAACAGGTTATCACGATTCTATTTGATAATGCCGTAAAGTATACGGATCCAAAGGGACAGATTGATATATCTCTGACTAAGTCAAAACGTCATATTACCTTTTCTATAAAAAATACTGGGAAAGGAATCTCTACACAAGAATTGCCGAAAATATTTGATAGATTTTATCGTGTAGATTCCTCTAGAACCCATGAAACAGGCAGTTATGGCCTAGGCCTATCCATCGCGAAAACTATCATAGAGCGCCTAGGTGGTGGAATATACGCCGAAAGTGTGGAAAATGAATATGCAAAATTCACTTTTACACTTGCACGATAG
- a CDS encoding ATP-binding protein produces the protein MKKAMVNQTECVACGVCKKVCPRQAITIFHGIYAEVNEDLCVGCRKCEKACPASVIQVVQKEVKV, from the coding sequence ATGAAAAAAGCAATGGTCAATCAAACAGAATGTGTAGCATGTGGAGTTTGTAAAAAAGTTTGTCCACGTCAAGCCATCACTATATTTCATGGAATTTACGCAGAGGTTAACGAAGATTTATGTGTTGGATGCAGAAAGTGTGAGAAGGCATGTCCCGCTTCTGTAATTCAAGTTGTACAAAAGGAGGTTAAAGTATGA
- a CDS encoding 4Fe-4S binding protein, which translates to MKKWNEYLWIFSALYLTLGFFNILFAWIGMICFITPLLLSIIGKGKLYCNSYCGRGQLFELLGDRLKLSSNRNIPAFLRSKWFRYGFLAFFMTMFGIMIFSTYLVFNGSNNLKEVVTLLWTIQLPWNWTNTSSVSPWIAQFAFGFYSVMLTSTILGLLTMIFFKPRSWCVYCPMGTMTQGISMLKYKKEIKQINEE; encoded by the coding sequence ATGAAGAAGTGGAATGAATATTTATGGATATTTTCAGCACTATATCTGACTTTAGGTTTTTTTAATATTTTATTTGCATGGATAGGGATGATCTGCTTTATTACTCCATTATTACTTTCGATAATAGGTAAGGGCAAGTTATACTGCAACAGCTATTGTGGAAGAGGACAGCTATTTGAATTATTGGGAGACAGGCTTAAACTCTCTTCAAATCGTAATATTCCTGCATTCCTAAGAAGCAAATGGTTTCGTTATGGATTTTTAGCATTTTTTATGACTATGTTTGGAATAATGATTTTTTCTACTTATTTGGTTTTTAATGGATCGAATAATTTGAAAGAAGTAGTTACTCTTTTATGGACAATTCAACTTCCTTGGAACTGGACTAACACCAGTTCAGTATCCCCTTGGATTGCCCAATTTGCTTTTGGGTTTTATAGTGTTATGCTTACATCCACTATTTTGGGACTATTAACAATGATTTTCTTTAAACCCCGCTCATGGTGTGTTTATTGCCCTATGGGTACAATGACTCAGGGGATAAGTATGCTAAAGTATAAAAAGGAAATAAAACAAATTAATGAAGAATAA
- a CDS encoding ATP-binding protein, which yields MEWKEKLPQGQQIAKTAIAFSNGATNKLADEEMIFELERQRRNVSFDEEIEYNYDEANLNIDKFITDFKRYTDRVLKYQDLINLKMYKQENGKLYPTRAAILLSDESNFFEYAKIKCARFKGTTVEEFIDSKEFKGPLYEQVENAVNFAKMYIARNGVIEDLQRKDTYEIPIVAIREAIVNAVVHRDYSISGSDVTVAIFDDRIEITSPGVLPKSLSIEDIKKGRSEIRNRVLARVFKEMNLIEQWGTGIQRIYQRTWFN from the coding sequence TTGGAGTGGAAAGAAAAACTTCCTCAAGGACAGCAAATTGCAAAAACTGCGATAGCCTTTTCTAATGGAGCAACCAATAAGTTAGCTGATGAAGAAATGATCTTTGAATTAGAAAGGCAGAGAAGAAACGTCTCTTTTGATGAAGAAATCGAGTATAATTATGATGAGGCAAACTTAAATATAGACAAGTTTATAACTGATTTTAAAAGATATACAGATAGAGTATTAAAATATCAGGATCTTATTAATTTAAAAATGTATAAACAAGAAAATGGTAAACTTTATCCTACGAGAGCAGCTATATTATTATCTGATGAAAGTAATTTCTTTGAATATGCAAAAATAAAGTGTGCAAGGTTCAAAGGAACTACTGTAGAAGAATTTATTGATAGTAAAGAATTTAAGGGACCTTTATATGAACAAGTAGAGAATGCAGTCAATTTTGCAAAGATGTATATAGCTAGAAATGGAGTTATAGAAGATTTGCAGAGAAAAGATACTTATGAGATTCCTATAGTTGCAATTAGAGAAGCGATTGTGAATGCAGTTGTCCATAGAGATTATAGTATTAGTGGGTCCGATGTAACAGTTGCAATTTTTGATGATCGAATCGAAATTACTTCACCGGGAGTTTTACCGAAGAGCTTGTCAATTGAAGATATTAAAAAAGGTCGTTCTGAAATAAGAAACCGCGTATTAGCTAGAGTATTTAAAGAGATGAATTTAATTGAACAATGGGGAACAGGAATTCAAAGAATATACCAAAGAACATGGTTCAATTAA
- a CDS encoding IS256 family transposase: MSAIPKEVLKEIIKENHFENVGEIYSYLKDAFKDLIQEMLEAELDVSLGYSKNDSANKNTDNVRNGHTKKTIKSQFGTFELDIPKDRKGEHVPQIVPKYKRDISGIEEKVISLYARGMTTRDIHDQIKDLYGIEVSADMVSKITERIVPEIKEWQNRPLESIYPFVFMDAIHYKIREDGHILNRAAYVVLGVNIEGNKDILGIWIGENESSKFWLGVLNELKNRGVEDILMFCVDGLTGLKEAIQAAYPKSEIQRCIIHQLRNSFKYVSYKDLKAFSKDFKEVYRAVNEEVALEELYKLKDKWGEQYPYAIRSWENNWDVLSPFFKYPAEVRKIIYTTNIIEGVHRQFRKVTKAKSVFPSDSSLEKMLYLAAMNVMKKWTMRYRNWDQVLSQLAIMYEGRIDKYLL, translated from the coding sequence ATGAGTGCTATTCCTAAAGAAGTTTTGAAGGAAATTATTAAAGAGAATCATTTTGAAAATGTCGGTGAAATTTATTCTTATCTTAAGGATGCATTTAAGGATTTAATTCAAGAAATGTTGGAGGCTGAGCTGGATGTGTCTCTTGGTTATTCTAAAAATGATTCTGCCAATAAAAATACGGACAATGTTCGCAATGGACATACCAAGAAAACTATAAAAAGTCAGTTTGGTACTTTTGAATTAGATATTCCAAAAGATCGTAAAGGAGAACATGTACCTCAAATCGTCCCTAAGTACAAAAGAGACATTTCAGGCATTGAGGAAAAGGTTATATCCCTCTATGCCAGAGGTATGACAACAAGAGATATTCATGATCAAATAAAGGATTTATACGGTATTGAAGTATCTGCTGATATGGTGAGTAAAATAACAGAACGAATAGTTCCTGAAATTAAAGAATGGCAGAACAGACCTTTAGAATCGATTTACCCCTTTGTATTTATGGATGCCATACATTATAAAATAAGAGAAGATGGACATATCCTTAATCGAGCAGCTTATGTCGTACTGGGAGTAAATATAGAAGGAAATAAAGATATCCTGGGCATATGGATTGGAGAAAATGAATCTTCAAAATTCTGGCTTGGAGTATTAAATGAATTAAAAAATAGAGGCGTAGAAGATATTCTTATGTTTTGCGTAGACGGACTAACCGGTCTAAAGGAAGCTATTCAAGCTGCCTATCCAAAGTCAGAAATTCAAAGATGTATTATCCATCAGTTAAGGAATTCATTTAAATATGTTTCGTATAAGGACTTAAAAGCTTTCTCAAAAGATTTTAAAGAAGTATATAGAGCTGTTAATGAAGAAGTTGCTCTGGAAGAATTGTACAAATTAAAAGACAAATGGGGAGAACAGTATCCCTATGCTATTCGTAGCTGGGAAAACAACTGGGATGTACTAAGTCCATTCTTTAAATATCCTGCGGAAGTACGAAAAATAATCTATACTACAAATATTATAGAAGGGGTACACCGCCAGTTTAGAAAAGTAACAAAAGCAAAATCAGTATTTCCTTCTGACTCGTCTCTGGAAAAAATGCTTTATTTAGCGGCTATGAATGTAATGAAAAAATGGACAATGAGGTATAGAAACTGGGATCAGGTACTGAGTCAATTAGCCATCATGTATGAAGGTCGAATAGATAAATACCTTCTATAG
- a CDS encoding ketopantoate reductase family protein codes for MKILMIGRGVISTLYGWALEKAGNEIEFYVRPGKTAVYGPVVNLDILDGREKSKGHRVIEQWPIKMRETFDENHTYDLIIISVNHYQLEEVAQSISPHTGNATILIFNNIWLDAKTIEHYFPSKTVLWGFPGGGGGYHDLNTLKGGFMKRIFLESEVTAASKKRHQQVVKLFKDAGFSVSQQKNMHHWLWGHFILNAAMAAEAIKVGGYLKAFQSRDSVTEMILLMREMIPLIKARKGNLDMITMFLVRMPIKLSAFLLQKSATSGTLTGEIMRRMEGSGHATTEMAFQYLQDIMKDSRKYDVKLPHLEALKPYFCESVINFMFFEQTISFLARIKIKAKEEIFYECYS; via the coding sequence ATGAAAATTTTAATGATTGGACGAGGCGTTATTTCGACTCTGTATGGCTGGGCTTTAGAAAAAGCAGGAAACGAAATTGAGTTTTATGTAAGACCCGGAAAAACTGCTGTATATGGTCCAGTTGTCAATCTTGATATCTTGGATGGAAGGGAAAAGTCAAAAGGACATCGAGTTATAGAACAATGGCCAATTAAAATGAGGGAAACATTTGATGAAAACCATACTTATGATTTAATTATTATTAGCGTCAATCATTATCAACTAGAGGAAGTAGCACAATCAATTAGTCCACATACTGGAAATGCAACGATATTAATATTTAATAATATTTGGTTGGATGCCAAAACAATAGAACACTATTTCCCAAGCAAAACGGTATTATGGGGATTTCCGGGAGGTGGTGGCGGATATCATGACTTGAATACACTAAAAGGCGGATTTATGAAAAGAATTTTTCTAGAATCCGAAGTGACAGCTGCTTCTAAAAAACGTCATCAGCAAGTTGTAAAACTTTTTAAAGATGCAGGTTTTTCTGTTAGTCAACAAAAGAATATGCATCATTGGCTTTGGGGACATTTTATCCTGAATGCTGCAATGGCTGCTGAAGCGATAAAGGTCGGAGGTTATTTAAAAGCATTTCAATCTCGAGATAGTGTAACAGAAATGATATTATTAATGCGCGAAATGATTCCTCTCATAAAAGCAAGAAAAGGAAATTTAGATATGATAACAATGTTTCTAGTTCGTATGCCTATTAAATTATCTGCATTTTTATTGCAGAAAAGCGCTACAAGTGGAACTTTAACCGGAGAAATTATGCGACGAATGGAGGGATCAGGACATGCTACAACTGAAATGGCCTTCCAATACTTACAAGACATTATGAAAGATTCAAGAAAATATGATGTAAAATTACCCCACCTTGAGGCATTGAAACCGTATTTTTGCGAGTCTGTAATAAATTTTATGTTTTTTGAACAAACAATCTCTTTCTTGGCAAGAATTAAAATAAAAGCTAAGGAGGAGATTTTTTATGAGTGCTATTCCTAA
- a CDS encoding TetR/AcrR family transcriptional regulator yields MDKYTIRTNKKKQAIIVSALELFREKGYINTSIKEVASRAGVSQVSIYNYFGSKENLVQECAAMLLQNTQEKVMSLLSEKNGFKEKLLKAVSLCSQRPYDLLEEYFSKDALEDKVFIELFQESVSKIRLDILASFIELGKKEGVVDSTISTETILDFLSIALEMQNSCTSQSEHQKKSKELYKLVLYGLIGQ; encoded by the coding sequence GTGGATAAATACACAATACGTACAAATAAGAAAAAACAGGCAATAATTGTTTCCGCTTTGGAACTATTCCGTGAAAAAGGTTATATAAATACCAGCATTAAGGAAGTTGCTTCACGTGCCGGCGTTTCACAGGTTTCAATCTATAACTATTTTGGCAGCAAGGAGAATCTCGTACAGGAATGTGCCGCTATGTTACTTCAGAATACTCAAGAAAAGGTCATGTCTTTACTGTCCGAAAAAAATGGCTTTAAGGAAAAATTATTGAAAGCAGTCTCCCTTTGTTCTCAAAGACCCTATGATCTTCTTGAAGAGTACTTCTCAAAAGATGCTTTGGAAGATAAAGTATTTATTGAATTGTTTCAAGAGAGTGTTAGCAAGATACGATTAGATATTCTTGCTTCGTTCATTGAACTTGGAAAAAAAGAGGGCGTTGTTGATTCCACTATTTCGACCGAGACCATATTAGACTTCTTAAGTATTGCATTGGAAATGCAGAACAGTTGTACATCTCAAAGTGAGCATCAAAAAAAATCTAAAGAACTCTATAAGCTTGTTCTTTATGGACTAATTGGGCAATAA